A genomic segment from Ptychodera flava strain L36383 chromosome 19, AS_Pfla_20210202, whole genome shotgun sequence encodes:
- the LOC139118437 gene encoding NACHT domain- and WD repeat-containing protein 1-like, giving the protein MSDVHQQLLFGKCHNSLPPLRTRVVRIFTSSTFTDTSVERNALMRDIYPKLKDYCKSKYGLEFQVVDMRWGVRDEATDDHLTSELCMNEIAACQKLSTGPNFVTFLCQKYGYRPFPPKIPAAEFEVMRKVSMENGQSVELMDEWFQKDENAVPPIYVLHPISSKLTHFNDNKNPEKMDEDRKKWWQIFESLQDQLRNAAIVCETKGKFTAKQAEKFKISVTHDEVKHGILEASDNKEDHCVCFVRKFSDLEQHVDNKEAKNFIDIKWDNNEVDDEAKQLLTDLRDRSVPSCLKSPNLVVSTLNHWSEKGIDLDIQEHKQYLDNFLKTFHETMVKLIDRAVEGDVNNVSNDPMFEEILQHLTFCKFKCQSFHGRVNLLSGIKEHLQERAQGKPGTASPMVISGESGSGKTSVMAKAAFLTASEWFGSNSPAVIVRFLGTTPSSTGVRQLLKSLCQQVLTIYGDSISEIPDDYFRVVRRFSEVLRYATRDKPLVIFLDSLDQLSAAEGAHRMAWLPRNLPPHVAIVVSTLPSEFGILSRLQSILPETTKFLEVKALSTDESMKIVESWLQSEKRAVTNSQKSIISDVIQKCSLPLFLKLLFDQASRWQSYLPPNRIQVESSVKGMISLIFDRLESYHGKTLVQRALGYLTISQNGIAEAELEDLLSLDDEVLQDVYAYWLPPTRRIPPLLWTRIRTEINDYLVEREAEGSRVIYWYHRQFIETAKERYLQDPKVVTKLHKMVSEYFIGCWSGGKKKPFKYSQEQMKKFNKPETDAEDRNVAPQPLQFADGRFNIRKLEQLPYHLIFMEDMDQLKEHALCNFEFLMAKLKGLGLGEVLQDFTSAIEHNSSDNEIRLVSDAIRVGASALREESENLVFELIGRLKDADGKYIAKLVSDAERSAGSQVPLLPYNQCFPEAGGLLVTQLIGHTDEVQCVAATTDGRLLVSGSKDKTAIIWELESSTILHTLKGHHDGPVFHLVISPDNLLVITYSYRATGYQDQKLRNGQINVWNVETGEHFLKLDGHAGFGHCEMRITNDSKYAVSEMYTEGRDRTRIIRQFFYVVWSLENGQQLYPPVQAHKDAINDLVLANSPEGRHIIVTSGEKSDPSIKTWDLLTGAMLTEVLDYSKLHRRESEKLAVTADGRYISFHWEKHGILDVHTGEFQYFNERERNGPYMMKFIDNDEKLLVLDNFGLICYDVSTMSAIRTMSFNGGHGGKEELAFIVKNSNMEMVIALNEGNEYGAVWTPPKEGDRSDYCDFVERLPHIKDLTDLCVVSQQSSQLAITASKDKSIKVWNINSIKKRDGAEKDDYNKDKNEPFYLKHEAIYRVLQRVKTVDEEQRIAVADNLGKHLSLYDVDVGKLVSKKKWEGKYNHALSSLDTTPDGRRLFGIGSFNLTEFDTETLQVKSNKELDMSCSGIRISNNGTSSLLITGRSYADDIYGYDIEKQWYRGHHDPNTRANNIHFLRNGNVLLVMTSSLVIFTLQNLDVIFTKKFEFHRSGDNMICSAVTKDERILYTGFQDGNVKLYDISSGNELTQFQAHRLADDNRYGSDDYIISDLNLSSRDQFFVTSSSDRTVKLWDVASLRQVFVFGGHVDVVTMAKITADDQLVLSTAKEQFTVHVWSTAVGVQLININSYSPIESITIIPKKNRVFIMTSDDRAMFFKVNKLDESKLRARLEEKKPKKPQPKRSSPTKSKTGRADKQLDESQPTGQSGTVKSKSCVVL; this is encoded by the exons ATACCTCCGTAGAACGTAACGCCTTAATGAGAGACATTTATCCTAAACTTAAAGACTATTGCAAATCCAAGTATGGATTGGAATTCCAAGTGGTGGACATGAGATGGGGAGTACGCGATGAAGCTACGGACGATCACCTAACCTCAGAACTTTGTATGAATGAAATCGCTGCTTGTCAGAAACTCTCAACAGGTCCAAACTTTGTG ACTTTTCTGTGTCAGAAATATGGTTATCGTCCGTTTCCGCCCAAAATTCCCGCGGCCGAGTTTGAAGTAATGAGAAAAGTTTCCATGGAGAATGGACAATCAGTGGAACTGAtggatgagtggtttcagaaagACGAGAATGCTGTGCCGCCAATTTACGtactgcatccaatcagctctAAATTGACTCATTTCAACGACAATAAAAACCCAGAGAAAATGGACGAAGATCGCAAAAAATGGTGgcaaatatttgaaagtctGCAAGATCAACTCAGAAATGCTGCGATAGTTTGTGAAACGAAAGGAAAATTCACCGCAAAGCAggcagaaaaattcaaaatatcag TGACGCACGACGAAGTGAAGCACGGGATACTGGAAGCAAGTGACAATAAAGAAGACCACTGTGTTTGCTTTGTACGCAAGTTCAGTGACCTAGAACAGCATGTTGACAACAAAGAAGCCAAAAATTTCATTGACATCAAGTGGGATAACAACGAAGTAGATGATGAAGCAAAGCAACTATTGACCGATCTCAGAGACAGGAGCGTACCTAGCTGTTTGAAGTCACCCAACCTCGTCGTTTCAACACTGAATCACTGGTCAGAGAAAGGCATAGATCTTGATATACAAGAACATAAGCAGTACTTGGACAACTTCTTGAAGACGTTCCATGAAACAATGGTGAAGCTAATTGATAGGGCGGTAGAGGGTGATGTTAATAATGTCAGCAATGACCCAATGTTTGAAGAAATTCTTCAACACctaacattttgcaaatttaaatgtcagtctttccaTGGAAGGGTGAACCTCTTATCAGGTATTAAGGAACACTTACAGGAGCGTGCACAAGGCAAGCCTGGTACAGCGTCCCCTATGGTCATCAGTGGTGAGTCTGGTAGTGGCAAAACCTCAGTGATGGCGAAGGCTGCATTTCTAACAGCATCTGAATGGTTTGGTAGTAATAGTCCAGCCGTAATAGTAAGGTTTCTGGGTACAACACCATCAAGTACCGGGGTCCGTCAATTATTAAAGTCGCTATGTCAACAGGTGTTGACTATATATGGTGACAGTATCAGTGAAATTCCTGATGACTACTTCAGAGTGGTTCGCCGTTTTTCTGAGGTTCTCCGGTACGCTACGCGAGATAAACCCCTGGTCATTTTTCTTGATTCCCTTGACCAATTGTCGGCGGCCGAAGGCGCCCATAGAATGGCCTGGCTCCCAAGAAATTTGCCACCCCATGTAGCCATTGTTGTGTCAACTCTTCCTAGTGAATTTGGCATTTTGAGTAGATTGCAGTCTATCCTGCCGGAAACAACAAAGTTTTTGGAGGTGAAAGCTCTCTCTACTGATGAAAGCATGAAGATCGTCGAATCCTGGCTACAGTCAGAGAAAAGAGCTGTCACCAACAGTCAGAAATCTATCATTTCTGACGTCATACAGAAGTGTAGTCTTCCTCTATTTCTGAAATTACTTTTTGACCAAGCCTCGCGATGGCAGTCCTATTTACCGCCTAATCGTATCCAAGTCGAATCATCTGTGAAAGGAATGATTTCTCTGATATTTGATCGTCTAGAGAGTTATCACGGAAAAACTCTGGTACAACGGGCTCTCGGTTACTTAACCATTTCCCAGAATGGCATAGCCGAAGCCGAACTAGAAGATCTACTCTCATTGGATGATGAGGTTCTACAGGACGTGTACGCTTATTGGTTACCCCCGACACGGAGAATACCGCCTTTACTGTGGACTAGAATACGAACCGAAATCAATGACTACCTGGTAGAGAGAGAAGCCGAAGGTTCCCGTGTCATCTACTGGTATCATCGACAGTTTATTGAAACAGCTAAAGAACGCTACTTGCAAGATCCAAAAGTTGTCACCAAGCTGCACAAGATGGTTTCTGAATATTTCATCGGCTGTTGGAGTGGAGGAAAGAAAAAACCATTCAAGTATTCTCAAGAGCAGATGAAAAAGTTCAACAAACCAGAGACCGATGCGGAAGACAGAAATGTGGCACCGCAACCTCTTCAATTTGCTGATGGGCGATTTAACATTCGTAAACTGGAGCAGCTGCCCTATCATCTTATCTTCATGGAAGATATGGATCAACTTAAAGAACACGCTCTTTGTAATTTTGAGTTTTTAATGGCCAAGCTTAAAGGACTAGGATTGGGTGAGGTTCTCCAAGATTTCACTTCAGCCATCGAGCACAATAGCAGTGACAATGAAATTCGGTTAGTCAGTGATGCTATCAGAGTTGGCGCATCGGCCCTCCGCGAGGAATCTGAAAACCTCGTGTTTGAGTTGATTGGTAGATTGAAAGATGCTGACGGCAAGTACATAGCGAAGTTGGTGTCGGATGCAGAAAGGTCAGCAGGAAGTCAGGTTCCTCTATTGCCGTACAATCAGTGTTTCCCCGAAGCAGGGGGATTACTTGTAACGCAGCTGATTGGCCATACTGACGAAGTTCAATGCGTAGCAGCAACGACTGATGGTAGACTGTTGGTGAGCGGTTCCAAGGACAAGACGGCCATTATATGGGAGCTTGAGAGCAGTACAATTTTACATACACTGAAGGGACACCATGATGGACCAGTGTTTCATCTTGTGATAAGCCCGGATAACTTACTGGTTATTACTTACAGTTACAGGGCAACTGGATACCAAGATC AGAAGCTGCGGAACGGACAGATCAATGTTTGGAACGTTGAAACCGGTGAACACTTTCTGAAACTGGACGGACATGCTGGGTTTGGTCACTGTGAAATGCGTATTACAAACGATTCGAAGTATGCAGTTAGTGAGATGTACACTGAAGGCAGAGACAGAACCCGGATTATACGGCAGTTCTTTTACGTCGTCTGGAGCTTAGAGAATGGTCAACAACTTTATCCACCTGTCCAAGCTCATAAAG ATGCCATCAATGACCTTGTTCTTGCCAATTCGCCGGAAGGACGTCATATAATAGTGACTAGTGGTGAAAAGTCAGACCCATCAATTAAAACCTGGGACCTACTGACGGGTGCCATGCTTACTGAAGTATTAGATTATTCCAAGCTGCATCGTCGAGAATCGGAGAAATTGGCAGTAACAGCTGATGGTCGGTATATCTCCTTCCACTGGGAGAAACATGGTATTCTAGATGTCCACACCGGTGagtttcaatatttcaatgaaaGAGAACGCAACGGTCCatatatgatgaaattcatTGATAACGACGAGAAATTGCTAGTCCTTGATAATTTTGGTCTGATTTGTTATGATGTGTCGACGATGAGTGCCATCAGAACAATGAGCTTCAACGGAGGTCATGGTGGGAAGGAGGAATTGGCCTTCATTGTGAAAAATAGCAACATGGAGATGGTGATTGCTCTCAACGAAGGAAATGAATACGGCGCGGTATGGACGCCGCCTAAGGAGGGGGACAGGAGTGACTACTGCGACTTTGTTGAAAGATTACCACACATCAAAGATTTGACAGATTTGTGTGTGGTGTCACAGCAGTCTTCACAATTGGCCATAACGGCATCGAAGGATAAAAGTATTAAAGTCTGGAATATCAACAGCATCAAGAAAAGAGACGGCGCTGAGAAAGATGACTACAATAAAGATAAAAACGAGCCTTTCTACTTAAAGCACGAGGCTATATACCGTGTTCTTCAAAGAGTCAAGACAGTGGACGAAGAGCAGCGAATAGCTGTGGCAGATAATCTTGGGAAACATCTGAGTCTTTATGACGTTGATGTCGGTAAACTAGTCTCCAAGAAGAAATGGGAAGGTAAATACAATCACGCATTGTCCTCTCTTGACACTACACCAGATGGACGCAGATTATTTGGTATTGGCTCGTTCAACCTAACTGAGTTTGACACCGAAACGCTACAAGTGAAGTCAAACAAAGAGCTGGATATGAGTTGCAGTGGTATACGCATATCAAATAATGGTACTTCCAGTCTACTCATCACAGGGCGTTCATACGCTGACGACATCTATGGTTACGACATAGAGAAACAATGGTACCGTGGACATCACGATCCCAATACGAGGGCAAACAACATACACTTCCTCCGTAATGGAAATGTACTGCTGGTCATGACATCGAGTTTGGTCATATTCACTTTGCAGAACTTAGACGTCATATTCACAAAGAAGTTTGAGTTCCATAGGAGCGGAGACAACATGATTTGCTCTGCTGTAACTAAAGATGAGAGAATCCTTTACACAGGTTTCCAAGACGGCAATGTGAAGCTGTACGATATCAGCAGCGGCAATGAACTAACTCAATTTCAAGCTCACCGACTGGCAGACGATAACAGGTATGGTAGCGATGATTATATCATCTCTGATCTCAATCTGTCCTCCCGTGATCAATTCTTCGTGACGTCGTCAAGCGACAGAACAGTTAAGCTATGGGATGTGGCAAGCCTCCGCCAAGTGTTTGTCTTCGGAGGACATGTTGATGTTGTAACCATGGCCAAAATCACAGCCGATGATCAGCTCGTCCTTAGCACTGCTAAAGAACAATTTACAGTTCACGTTTGGAGCACTGCTGTGGGTGTACAACTGATAAATATAAATAGTTATTCTCCCATCGAATCAATCACCATCATTCCAAAGAAAAATAGGGTTTTCATCATGACATCCGATGATAGAGCCATGTTCTTCAAGGTCAATAAACTTGACGAGAGCAAACTAAGAGCGCGGCTCGAAGAGAAGAAACCAAAAAAGCCCCAACCCAAACGATCGAGTCCAACTAAATCTAAGACGGGAAGAGCAGACAAACAGTTAGATGAGAGTCAACCAACGGGGCAAAGTGGTACAGTCAAGTCGAAATCGTGTGTTGTTCTGTAA